A single Victivallis lenta DNA region contains:
- a CDS encoding glycosyltransferase: MGKCGLLHPRRGLHLLREIQTIRRSGMFDEIFYLQNNRDLRGRFLFSPIVHFCRNGWLEGRNPSPDFDVLFYLRNNDDVRDSGQNPLLHFITRGRYESRQPLMRKKKSELPVCLPIPEEKHPSGVNYTHSAAVAAEPKIAVVVPVYNGFSVLLDCVTSLLEYTPKEVRLLLIDDCSPDPRIGELFGQLKERFAPRLETCRNETNLGFVRTVNRGFELAAGCDVIILNSDTVVSHRWSTLLKLAAYRSDAIGTVSAVSNNSNAFSVPIKGENPLPPHQTLPQISRMYFQHARNWGPEIHNGHGFCMYIKRALLDDVGMFDAETFGLGYGEENDFCMRAFYRGWTHSIADAVLVYHVNAQSFGPQKEERVQKAREILHSRYPELPQLNRSLLESAFQPIREQAAKLEQWMYARRTAKPRVLYVICVRTGGTPQTNRDLMSAIREHYEPFLLFCQDRTLQLFDCRRSEKLLEEYRLENPVNFFSLRSGEYDRIAESILLEYKIELIHVRHIGFNSIGLFPLAKRLAIPVVFSFHDFYTICPSVKLVDRDGTFWPHGITNNRANIGLGKLPAAFLPELNEAFSKRWKNTFNTAVFPYCDRFVTTESFARDLLLENFSEISRRPEDFHVIPHGRNFTKFLQPEDRFPESGERLRILVPGNISREKGAAIILRLKELDVENRLEFHILGEAVNELRSKRFAKSIIIHGGYERDQFAARVARINPVISVIFSIWPETWCHTLTESWSAGLPVAAFDLGAVGRRLQRECRGGWLLDRDPQILYRQLLDIKADKPGYLQRLEAIAEWQSGFGRNNTIERMASMYMDIYSGLLQPDHAGKPVPGKTFGELLETAPRLGLIPRPSRNGFFASSCVRLLDWRKAYEETGARVDVLNALALDRTAFDRYDALVICRDAIPEELVSSFLLKCALLKLPFYIELDDNPLLTQEHVLYLPVLKRLMRHAAGVVVSVPELAEAIAPYASNISVKPNALNRQAWIDGIKAPLDIETLEIIQNKRREVNVIYFGSRTHDDDLALINPVVARLKKEFPVQFFMIGGTRQKTGCEEWITLPVPNSEYYAFISWLRSVSEWMNIAVAPLSSQKPMNAFKSPLKFLENSICGLPTVCSKVVYGKLVENGVTAVVVDGDDPEAWYAALADLIRDRGKREQIARNARELVLEKHMISQEQCGKIK, encoded by the coding sequence GTGGGAAAATGCGGTCTCCTTCACCCGCGCCGGGGGCTGCACCTGCTGCGCGAAATTCAGACCATCCGCCGCAGCGGAATGTTCGACGAGATTTTCTATCTGCAGAACAACAGGGATCTGAGAGGCAGGTTCCTGTTTTCGCCCATCGTGCATTTCTGCCGGAACGGCTGGCTGGAAGGACGCAATCCTTCACCGGATTTCGATGTTTTATTCTATTTGCGGAATAATGATGATGTCCGCGATTCCGGGCAGAATCCGCTGCTTCATTTCATTACCCGCGGCCGGTACGAATCCCGGCAGCCCCTGATGCGGAAGAAGAAAAGCGAGCTGCCGGTATGCCTGCCGATTCCGGAGGAGAAACATCCCTCCGGAGTGAATTACACACATTCGGCCGCAGTTGCCGCAGAGCCGAAAATCGCCGTGGTCGTTCCGGTATACAACGGTTTTTCCGTTCTGCTGGACTGCGTGACTTCTCTTCTGGAATACACTCCGAAAGAGGTGAGGCTTCTCCTGATTGATGACTGCAGCCCGGATCCGCGTATCGGGGAGCTGTTCGGACAACTGAAGGAACGGTTTGCGCCCCGGCTCGAAACCTGTCGGAATGAAACCAATCTCGGTTTTGTCCGAACCGTCAACCGCGGTTTTGAACTTGCCGCTGGCTGCGATGTCATTATCCTCAACAGCGACACGGTTGTTTCCCACCGCTGGAGCACGCTGCTGAAATTGGCGGCTTATCGTTCTGATGCCATCGGAACCGTGTCGGCGGTTTCAAATAATTCGAACGCTTTTTCCGTCCCGATCAAAGGAGAAAATCCGCTTCCGCCGCATCAGACTCTGCCTCAGATTTCCCGGATGTATTTCCAGCATGCGCGGAACTGGGGCCCGGAAATCCATAATGGACACGGTTTCTGCATGTATATCAAACGTGCGCTTCTGGACGACGTCGGAATGTTCGACGCCGAGACGTTCGGACTCGGCTACGGTGAAGAGAACGATTTCTGCATGCGGGCATTTTATCGCGGCTGGACGCATTCCATCGCCGATGCCGTTCTGGTCTATCACGTCAACGCCCAGTCGTTCGGTCCACAAAAAGAAGAACGGGTCCAGAAAGCCCGGGAAATTCTTCACTCCCGCTATCCGGAACTTCCGCAGCTGAACCGTTCTCTGCTGGAAAGCGCATTCCAGCCGATCCGCGAGCAGGCGGCAAAGCTGGAACAGTGGATGTACGCCCGGCGTACGGCAAAGCCGCGGGTGCTCTACGTCATCTGTGTCCGTACCGGCGGAACGCCGCAGACCAACCGCGATCTGATGTCGGCGATCCGGGAGCACTACGAACCGTTTCTCCTGTTCTGCCAGGATCGCACTCTGCAGTTGTTCGACTGCCGGCGCTCGGAAAAGCTGCTGGAGGAGTACCGCCTGGAAAACCCGGTGAATTTCTTTTCGCTGCGCTCCGGCGAATACGACCGGATTGCCGAATCGATCCTGCTCGAATACAAAATTGAGCTGATTCACGTCCGTCACATCGGCTTCAACAGCATCGGGCTGTTTCCGCTGGCGAAGCGCCTCGCCATCCCGGTGGTGTTTTCCTTCCATGATTTTTACACCATTTGCCCCAGCGTGAAGCTGGTGGACCGGGATGGAACCTTCTGGCCGCACGGAATCACCAACAACCGGGCAAACATCGGTCTGGGCAAGCTGCCTGCGGCTTTCCTGCCCGAATTGAACGAGGCATTTTCGAAACGCTGGAAAAACACGTTCAACACGGCGGTGTTCCCATATTGCGACCGCTTCGTAACGACAGAGTCCTTCGCCCGCGATCTGCTGCTCGAGAACTTTTCCGAAATCAGCCGGCGGCCGGAAGATTTTCATGTGATTCCGCACGGCCGGAACTTCACAAAATTCCTTCAGCCGGAAGACCGTTTCCCGGAAAGCGGCGAGCGCCTCCGTATCCTCGTCCCCGGCAACATCTCCCGGGAGAAAGGTGCGGCCATCATCCTGCGGCTGAAGGAGCTTGATGTGGAAAATCGCCTGGAGTTCCATATTCTCGGCGAAGCCGTCAATGAACTCCGGTCCAAACGATTTGCAAAATCAATCATCATCCACGGCGGATACGAGCGGGATCAGTTTGCCGCACGTGTCGCCCGTATCAATCCGGTCATTTCCGTTATTTTTTCAATCTGGCCGGAAACCTGGTGCCACACGCTGACGGAGAGCTGGAGCGCAGGCCTTCCCGTGGCGGCATTCGACCTTGGAGCGGTCGGCCGACGACTGCAGCGGGAATGCCGCGGAGGCTGGCTGCTTGACCGTGATCCCCAGATTCTGTATCGGCAGCTTTTGGACATCAAAGCCGACAAGCCGGGCTATCTGCAACGGCTTGAGGCGATTGCCGAATGGCAGTCCGGCTTCGGCAGGAACAATACCATCGAACGGATGGCTTCCATGTACATGGACATCTATTCCGGGCTGCTTCAGCCCGATCATGCGGGGAAACCGGTACCGGGAAAAACGTTCGGCGAACTGCTTGAAACCGCGCCGCGTCTCGGGCTGATTCCACGTCCTTCCCGCAACGGTTTCTTTGCCAGCAGCTGTGTCCGTCTGCTCGACTGGCGCAAAGCATACGAGGAAACGGGAGCCAGAGTCGATGTGCTCAATGCACTGGCATTGGATCGAACCGCCTTCGACCGGTATGATGCGCTGGTCATCTGCCGCGACGCGATTCCTGAGGAACTGGTATCGTCTTTTCTGCTGAAATGCGCCCTTCTGAAGCTGCCGTTTTATATTGAACTTGACGATAATCCGCTGCTGACGCAGGAACATGTGCTGTATTTGCCTGTCCTGAAACGGCTGATGCGGCATGCGGCGGGAGTCGTTGTTTCGGTACCGGAGCTGGCGGAGGCGATCGCGCCTTATGCCTCGAATATTTCAGTCAAGCCGAATGCGCTGAACCGGCAGGCGTGGATCGATGGGATCAAAGCCCCTCTGGATATCGAAACGCTGGAGATTATCCAGAATAAACGCCGTGAAGTCAATGTGATCTATTTCGGTTCGCGGACGCACGATGATGACCTGGCGCTGATCAATCCGGTCGTGGCCCGCCTGAAGAAGGAATTTCCGGTTCAGTTCTTCATGATCGGCGGAACACGCCAGAAAACAGGCTGTGAAGAGTGGATTACACTGCCGGTTCCGAATTCGGAATATTACGCATTCATCTCCTGGCTGCGCAGCGTGTCGGAATGGATGAATATCGCAGTGGCTCCCCTCTCTTCGCAGAAGCCGATGAACGCTTTCAAGAGTCCCCTGAAGTTCCTTGAAAACAGCATCTGCGGTCTGCCGACGGTGTGCAGCAAAGTCGTTTACGGCAAGCTCGTCGAGAACGGCGTCACGGCTGTCGTTGTCGACGGCGACGATCCGGAAGCGTGGTATGCAGCCCTGGCGGACCTGATCCGCGACCGCGGAAAGCGGGAACAGATCGCCCGGAATGCCCGGGAACTGGTACTTGAAAAACACATGATTTCCCAGGAGCAATGCGGAAAGATCAAGTGA
- a CDS encoding class I SAM-dependent methyltransferase → MGIDPEPEIRHELTANTTVFPEKSDDFFAARKKEDVLGNGVIDLAFIDGMHLFESVLDDFIHVERWAGPHTIVLIHDTVPADALSVKRERQTRFWTGDVYKFVLCLKEFRPDLKIYNLNIGPSGLCFVGNLNPASTVLSDRRSEIVNRFMDIEYSTIAPNRDSLLCIRENSNEELSRFLAGILGRPTQEFQAQMQTLRYDVQKEFSGKLQAECEKSAETIRELQAALKKHRETIVRRDQALLQFNETKQALEKWRAECVRQKELLAALRDTVARRDASLEKLKLERETTVRKTEHLQQLLAEQKSVIDRRETEYRQQKELLAALRDTVSRRDASLEKLKLERETTVRKTEHLQQLLAEQKSVIDRRETEYRQQKELLAALRDTVSRRDASLEKLKLEREALVQKTECMHRLLEERNSVIDKRNAEIAAGKMEIEKCRTAVIWRDEALEKQKRRIEELSISLEKHRAAIDKRDAALVKHKAVIAKRDEALLRHQAAIAKRDGWLAQNRRIIDDKCVELRLLTEQLMQIRNSRSYRAGQCITYFPRKLRIVWRKFRNRQKKQIAL, encoded by the coding sequence ATCGGCATCGATCCGGAACCTGAAATCCGACATGAGCTGACGGCAAATACAACCGTTTTTCCTGAAAAAAGCGATGATTTTTTTGCCGCCAGAAAAAAAGAAGATGTTTTGGGCAATGGAGTGATCGATCTTGCATTCATCGACGGAATGCATCTGTTTGAATCCGTCCTGGATGATTTCATCCATGTTGAGCGCTGGGCCGGGCCGCACACGATCGTCCTGATCCACGATACGGTTCCGGCAGACGCATTATCGGTAAAACGCGAACGGCAGACACGATTCTGGACGGGCGATGTTTATAAATTCGTCCTCTGCCTGAAAGAGTTCCGCCCGGATCTAAAGATATACAATCTCAACATCGGTCCTTCGGGCCTCTGTTTCGTCGGAAATCTGAACCCCGCTTCAACCGTGCTGAGCGACCGCAGAAGCGAAATTGTAAACCGATTCATGGATATTGAATATTCCACGATCGCGCCGAACCGGGACAGCCTTCTTTGCATCCGGGAAAATTCGAACGAGGAACTTTCCCGCTTCCTGGCCGGAATCCTGGGGAGACCAACGCAGGAATTCCAGGCGCAGATGCAGACGCTCCGGTATGATGTCCAGAAAGAGTTTTCCGGAAAACTCCAGGCAGAATGTGAAAAAAGCGCGGAGACGATACGCGAGCTGCAGGCTGCGCTGAAAAAACATCGGGAAACGATTGTCCGCCGCGATCAGGCATTACTTCAGTTCAACGAAACGAAGCAGGCACTGGAGAAATGGCGTGCCGAATGCGTACGGCAGAAGGAGCTGCTGGCGGCACTCCGCGATACCGTCGCACGCCGCGATGCATCGCTTGAAAAACTGAAACTCGAACGTGAAACGACAGTCCGCAAAACGGAACACCTGCAGCAGCTGCTGGCGGAACAAAAGAGTGTGATCGACCGGCGCGAAACGGAATACCGGCAGCAGAAGGAGCTGCTGGCGGCACTCCGCGATACCGTCTCACGCCGCGATGCATCGCTTGAGAAGCTGAAGCTCGAACGTGAAACGACAGTCCGCAAAACGGAACACCTGCAGCAGTTGCTGGCGGAACAAAAGAGTGTGATCGACCGGCGCGAAACGGAATACCGGCAGCAGAAGGAGCTGCTGGCGGCACTCCGCGATACCGTCTCACGCCGCGATGCATCGCTTGAGAAGCTGAAGCTCGAACGAGAAGCGCTGGTTCAAAAAACGGAATGCATGCACCGCTTGCTGGAAGAACGCAACAGTGTGATAGACAAACGGAACGCCGAGATTGCGGCAGGAAAAATGGAGATCGAAAAATGCCGCACAGCCGTCATATGGCGCGATGAGGCACTGGAAAAACAGAAACGACGTATTGAGGAATTATCCATTTCACTGGAAAAGCACAGGGCGGCAATTGATAAACGGGACGCCGCCCTCGTGAAGCATAAGGCCGTAATCGCGAAACGGGATGAAGCTTTGCTGCGGCATCAGGCGGCAATTGCCAAACGGGACGGATGGCTGGCGCAGAATCGGCGGATCATTGACGACAAATGCGTGGAGCTGCGGCTTTTGACGGAGCAGTTGATGCAAATCCGGAACTCCCGTAGTTATCGGGCCGGCCAGTGCATTACATATTTCCCGAGAAAGCTGCGGATTGTCTGGCGCAAATTCCGAAATCGACAGAAAAAACAGATAGCATTATGA
- a CDS encoding ABC transporter ATP-binding protein translates to MSSEGAVLRVSHISKCYEIYQKPVHRLYQTLCMGHRNFFREFWALRDISFEVGRGECIGILGRNGAGKSTLLQIIAGTLQPTTGEVERRGRIGALLELGSGFNPEFTGRENVFLNGTILGLKRREILAKYDEIIDFADIGDFIDQPVKTYSSGMRMRLAFAVQIVTAPDILIIDEALSVGDTAFQQKCMRYLRKFMEDHTVLFVSHNISSVKSLCSHAIYLKKGRMVTSGEPKQVADLYLKELYAENQKIDGTRKAPAAKPVPGGPAKWRDMRTDFLNRTNLRNDLEVFTFKEDSRSFGAGGIKIKNVCFTDEKNKPVNWIVGGEIVKLHVECLAKQDIHSPIVGFYVNDKLGQKLFGDNTCLTYLDNPLTIRAGEMFSADFTFVMPLLPKGHYSVLLSAAEGTQKENVQHEWMYEALLFESHASSVAVGLAGIPMHEIKMTRLGRMEEK, encoded by the coding sequence ATGTCATCTGAAGGAGCCGTATTACGGGTTTCTCACATATCGAAGTGTTACGAGATCTACCAGAAACCGGTCCACCGTCTCTATCAGACGCTCTGCATGGGACACCGGAATTTTTTCCGGGAATTCTGGGCGCTGCGCGACATCTCATTCGAGGTCGGCCGCGGAGAGTGCATCGGCATTCTCGGACGGAACGGGGCGGGCAAAAGCACACTGCTCCAGATCATCGCAGGCACACTTCAGCCCACGACCGGCGAAGTCGAACGCCGGGGAAGAATCGGCGCGCTTCTGGAATTGGGCAGCGGATTCAATCCGGAATTCACCGGCCGGGAAAACGTATTCCTCAATGGAACGATTCTCGGCCTGAAACGCCGGGAAATACTGGCGAAGTATGACGAAATCATCGACTTTGCCGACATCGGCGACTTTATCGACCAGCCGGTAAAAACTTATTCCAGCGGCATGAGGATGCGCCTGGCGTTCGCAGTGCAGATCGTGACCGCCCCGGATATTCTCATTATCGACGAAGCCCTGTCGGTCGGAGATACGGCTTTTCAGCAAAAATGCATGCGCTATCTCCGTAAATTCATGGAAGACCACACTGTACTGTTCGTCAGCCACAATATCTCTTCCGTGAAAAGCCTGTGCTCCCATGCCATCTACCTGAAAAAGGGGCGAATGGTCACGAGCGGGGAACCCAAGCAAGTGGCGGACCTTTACCTGAAAGAGCTGTATGCGGAAAATCAGAAAATCGACGGGACCCGGAAAGCGCCGGCGGCAAAGCCGGTTCCGGGCGGTCCGGCCAAATGGCGGGATATGAGAACCGATTTCCTGAACCGGACGAATCTGCGCAATGATTTGGAGGTATTCACCTTCAAGGAGGACTCCAGAAGCTTCGGTGCCGGAGGGATCAAAATCAAAAACGTCTGTTTCACCGACGAAAAGAATAAGCCGGTAAATTGGATTGTCGGCGGGGAAATCGTGAAATTGCACGTAGAATGCCTGGCGAAGCAGGATATTCACTCCCCGATTGTCGGTTTTTATGTCAACGACAAGCTCGGCCAGAAATTGTTCGGCGACAACACCTGCCTCACTTATCTGGATAATCCGCTGACAATCAGGGCCGGTGAAATGTTTTCCGCGGATTTCACATTTGTCATGCCGCTGTTGCCGAAAGGACACTATTCCGTCCTGCTTTCCGCCGCCGAGGGAACACAGAAGGAAAATGTTCAGCATGAGTGGATGTATGAGGCGCTTCTATTCGAATCTCATGCCTCTTCCGTTGCGGTCGGTCTGGCCGGAATTCCCATGCATGAGATAAAAATGACCAGACTGGGACGAATGGAGGAAAAGTAA
- a CDS encoding ABC transporter permease, which translates to MNRSFWSKIKPLFDPALGIRIIWKNRDLLEQLVRRNIHAKYRGSLFGILWSFILPLLMLAVYTFVFTVIFQSRWGGEENSRSAYAIIMLCGLATFNIFSESLGTCCGEITKQQNYVKKVVFPLEILPIARVFSSLVLGLAWFVLLFIAVVLAKGTVYWTMLLLPLPILAVVLLSLGVGLFMASIGVYIRDIQQCVAVIIRVLFFITPIFYPINAVPPGFRFIIRFNPLAYIIEETRKVFWYGMTPNWTIMLTTIAACALCAHLGLVWFIKTKKGFADVI; encoded by the coding sequence ATGAACAGATCTTTCTGGAGCAAAATAAAACCTTTATTCGATCCTGCACTGGGTATCCGGATCATCTGGAAAAACCGGGATCTGCTTGAGCAACTGGTCCGGCGCAACATTCACGCCAAATACCGCGGATCTCTTTTCGGAATCCTCTGGAGTTTCATTCTGCCGCTGCTGATGCTTGCCGTGTATACGTTTGTCTTCACCGTGATTTTCCAATCCCGCTGGGGCGGAGAAGAAAATTCGCGCAGCGCTTACGCCATCATCATGCTCTGCGGCCTGGCCACATTCAATATTTTCAGTGAAAGTCTCGGTACATGCTGCGGAGAGATCACCAAACAACAGAATTATGTGAAAAAAGTCGTTTTTCCGCTGGAAATTCTGCCGATAGCCCGCGTGTTTTCCAGCCTTGTGCTCGGCTTGGCCTGGTTCGTCCTGCTGTTTATCGCCGTCGTGCTGGCAAAAGGGACGGTTTACTGGACAATGCTGCTTTTGCCGCTGCCCATTCTGGCAGTTGTACTTCTGTCGCTGGGAGTAGGATTGTTCATGGCGTCAATCGGAGTATATATCAGAGATATCCAGCAATGCGTGGCTGTAATCATCCGCGTTCTTTTTTTCATTACGCCGATTTTTTATCCGATCAATGCCGTTCCGCCGGGCTTCCGTTTCATCATCCGCTTCAATCCGCTGGCATATATTATTGAAGAAACCCGCAAGGTATTCTGGTATGGCATGACGCCAAACTGGACGATTATGCTGACCACGATCGCAGCCTGCGCTCTGTGTGCCCACCTGGGGCTGGTCTGGTTTATCAAAACCAAAAAGGGGTTTGCCGATGTCATCTGA
- a CDS encoding glycosyltransferase family 2 protein — MTIDILLATFNSERFLADQLDSILAQEDRDWRLLIRDGGSSDGTVPILEEYRRRNPDRIFLLPGGRASAKENFAALMAAADAELIMFCDHDDRWLPVKVGHSRAAFEKRAAKLPAGTPLLLFTDLLVADETLENVSGSFFRHEHIDPLRLELRELLLQNAASGCTMLFNRPLRELAQPVPPEAFMHDHWLMLTAACFGEIEPLSEPTLLYRQHGGNVFGASGYGAAYFCRKLSLGVREIRERLFRQCRQAGAFRDRFHDRLAPETLALLEDFARLPEAGFLERRRILCRHRIFKSGCLRNFGMFLIV, encoded by the coding sequence ATGACGATCGATATTCTTCTGGCAACCTTCAATTCGGAGCGGTTTCTGGCGGATCAGCTGGATTCCATTCTGGCGCAGGAGGATCGCGACTGGCGGCTCCTGATCCGGGACGGAGGCTCCTCGGACGGGACCGTTCCGATTCTGGAGGAGTACCGCCGGCGGAATCCGGACCGGATTTTCCTGCTGCCGGGCGGACGGGCTTCGGCCAAAGAGAATTTCGCGGCGCTTATGGCGGCTGCCGATGCGGAGCTGATCATGTTCTGCGACCACGACGACCGGTGGCTGCCGGTCAAGGTGGGGCACAGCCGCGCCGCATTCGAAAAACGGGCGGCGAAGCTGCCGGCCGGAACTCCGCTGCTCCTGTTCACCGATCTGCTGGTCGCCGATGAGACGCTGGAAAACGTTTCCGGGTCGTTTTTCCGGCACGAGCACATTGATCCCCTGCGCCTGGAGCTGCGGGAGCTTCTGCTGCAGAATGCCGCGTCCGGCTGCACGATGCTGTTCAACCGTCCGCTGCGGGAGCTGGCGCAGCCGGTTCCGCCGGAGGCGTTCATGCACGATCACTGGCTGATGCTGACGGCCGCCTGTTTCGGGGAGATCGAACCGCTGTCGGAGCCGACGCTGCTTTACCGCCAGCACGGCGGCAATGTATTCGGCGCTTCCGGGTACGGGGCTGCCTATTTCTGCCGCAAGCTGTCGCTGGGCGTGAGGGAGATCAGGGAGCGCCTGTTCCGGCAGTGCCGCCAGGCGGGGGCGTTCCGGGACCGCTTTCACGACCGGCTCGCGCCGGAAACGCTGGCGCTGCTGGAGGACTTCGCCCGGCTTCCCGAGGCGGGATTTCTGGAGCGCCGCCGGATTCTCTGCCGGCACCGGATCTTCAAGAGCGGCTGCCTGCGCAATTTCGGCATGTTCCTGATCGTCTGA